The Pangasianodon hypophthalmus isolate fPanHyp1 chromosome 5, fPanHyp1.pri, whole genome shotgun sequence genome includes a window with the following:
- the LOC113547154 gene encoding protein FAM171B: MDKLIVLLFLLTLFIFSKDGRVTAGFKGSARASLTLNDGTQDQLAYHHNNQDRHDGGPSVQKESTFTLRVQVKNAVSQQPLSHASVEVFANYTLINSTTTGRDGVTVLRVPYTHSRPLVLVARKDGYIQTPLLWKTSKIPIFSSVTLPLFYQNQGNIWLFEDLVVITGKMSDTVPPANVQFPKRLLSLPDNNISSLTAYLTVPRLPAEKHFFPNTTGIIMSKSGYRSVDLNPIAAISVLLLYNGMDVQISGPVQITLPLAESSQSQLSYTVPAWSFDRKTGAWVNRGLGTVKMENRHLVWVYTAPHLDYWIAAPFPTATGYMGHESTLDFISYNAYLLVPVVGGGLFIAVGLLAVVSCYCRDSLCKQKRKQVHSRKTAVQKKEHTTGRNNSNEQLDISVKAPTPRKHKHRSAAFQSMSVCKRDQPEIKRKFSRGMGKTGQAETQIHENIAKIAQESSKTSQTPKNFNSSELVIPVSLHENVCLPESLVLYNQSVALIQVPNHITSSDQASGSRSATLSRKADQYSGLEKTVNKQTLPKMALLSEALTMEMPYGEPRAKGWSCLLESVSVPDTLNKATEMDTSCGTHQGSSEQTLLELSKSKPFPHPKAWFVSLEGKPAAQVCHSIVDLRKCHLLLTDSHDISLDSGVDLNEQHRKQNQSYQKINAAHTRAINSEDADLSSCESGTIIACTPKELSLKITHQSSGGIVSNLPEEKCDDDTSYEGSECVPSPQVQRLRKARDKPKSTWHLREERPLMKLN; encoded by the exons ATGGACAAGCTAATCGTGCTCTTGTTTTTGCTGACATTGTTCATATTCAGTAAGGATGGCAGAGTCACTGCTGGCTTTAAAGGCTCGGCCCGTGCCAGCCTCACCCTTAATGATGGCACCCAAGACCAACTGGCATACCATCACAACAACCAGGACCGTCATGATGGAGGGCCCTCTGTCCAAAAAG AGTCAACGTTCACCCTCAGGGTTCAGGTGAAGAATGCAGTGAGCCAGCAGCCCCTGAGCCACGCATCTGTGGAAGTGTTTGCAAACTACACACTCATCAACTCCACCACGACCGGCAGGGACGGAGTCACCGTGCTCAGGgtgccatacacacacagccggCCTCTCGTGCTGGTGGCCAGGAAAGATGGCTACATCCAAACACCGTTGCTGTGGAAAACCAGCAAAATACCAA ttttttcatCTGTGACACTGCCACTTTTCTACCAAAACCAAGGAAACATATGGCTGTTTGAAGATTTGGTGGTCATAACAGGCAAAATGTCTG ATACTGTGCCTCCTGCAAATGTGCAGTTCCCAAAGAGGCTGCTCTCTCTTCCAGACAACAACATCTCTTCATTAACAGCCTATCTGACTGTCCCTCGACTTCCTGCAGAGAAACATTTCTTCCCCAACACCACAGGCATCATCATGAGCAAGTCAG GATATAGGAGTGTTGATTTAAACCCAATTGCAGCAATTAGTGTCCTCCTCTTGTATAATGGAATGGATGTGCAGATATCAGGCCCTGTCCAGATCACACTGCCTCTTGCTGAaagcagccaatcacagctcTCCTATACTGTCCCAGCCTGGTCATTTGACAGAAAGACTG GTGCATGGGTGAATCGTGGTCTGGGAACAGTTAAAATGGAGAACAGACATTTGGTTTGGGTCTACACTGCTCCCCATCTGGACTATTGGATTGCTGCCCCTTTTCCCACAGCCACTG GTTACATGGGACATGAAAGCACTCTGGACTTCATTTCATACAATGCATACCTTCTTGTTCCAGTAGTAGGAGGAggtttatttattgctgttgGATTGCTTGCTGTGGTGTCATGCTACTGTAG aGACTCCCTGTGTaagcaaaaaagaaagcaagtcCACAGCCGAAAAACAGCAGTTCAGAAGAAAGAACACACCACTGGTAGAAACAACAGCAACGAGCAGTTGGACATTTCTGTTAAAGCTCCTACACCTCGCAAACACAAGCATCGTTCAGCTGCATTTCAAAGCATGTCAGTCTGTAAGAGGGATCAGCCTGAGATTAAAAGGAAATTCAGTAGGGGTATGGGGAAAACTGGCCAGGCAGAAACTCAAATCCATGAAAACATCGCTAAAATTGCTCAGGAGTCTTCAAAAACCTCACAGACACCAAAAAACTTCAACAGTAGTGAGCTTGTGATACCCGTCTCTCTGCATGAAAATGTGTGTCTTCCAGAAAGCTTAGTTCTGTATAACCAGTCTGTAGCATTGATTCAGGTTCCAAACCACATCACTTCATCAGACCAAGCATCAGGAAGCAGGTCCGCCACGCTATCTAGGAAGGCAGACCAGTACAGTGGCCTGGAAAAAACAGTTAACAAGCAAACTTTACCAAAAATGGCACTACTCTCAGAGGCCCTAACTATGGAGATGCCATATGGAGAGCCCAGAGCTAAAGGCTGGAGCTGCTTGTTGGAGTCTGTGTCTGTCCCAGACACCCTGAACAAAGCTACAGAGATGGACACTTCCTGTGGGACTCATCAAGGAAGCTCTGAGCAGACACTACTGGAGCTGTCCAAAAGCAAACCCTTCCCTCATCCAAAAGCCTGGTTCGTTTCTCTGGAAGGAAAACCTGCTGCACAGGTCTGCCACTCCATCGTAGACCTTCGGAAATGTCACCTCCTACTTACTGACAGTCATGACATCAGCCTGGACTCAGGGGTCGACCTCAACGAGCAGCATCGGAAGCAGAACCAGAGCTATCAGAAAATAAACGCAGCTCACACACGGGCAATCAACTCAGAGGATGCAGATCTGAGCAGCTGTGAGAGTGGTACAATCATAGCCTGCACCCCAAAAGAGCTCTCGCTCAAAATCACGCACCAGAGCAGCGGTGGAATCGTGTCCAACTTGCCAGAGGAGAAATGTGATGATGACACGTCATATGAGGGCAGCGAATGTGTGCCAAGCCCTCAAGTACAAAGGCTCAGGAAGGCAAGGGACAAGCCAAAAAGCACCTGGCACCTGAGGGAGGAAAGACCACTTATGAAGCTGAACTAA